Proteins encoded together in one Gigantopelta aegis isolate Gae_Host chromosome 8, Gae_host_genome, whole genome shotgun sequence window:
- the LOC121380124 gene encoding uncharacterized protein LOC121380124 gives MHVSWKQCREETWAYTALAGIVSFHMGIVVGVFAFKGLVGDDSFSDAVQVIGTIISVAGVALVIASGVLYRRQRRHLRPCICCGEDIEAAVVPFPPSRRLRFAPNLVSPYYLEAVKADLGSKNITGNSDHIHLFETCSNDSRRTADSKDSSKPASERDDRSPSYKKEHRKTPC, from the coding sequence ATGCACGTCAGCTGGAAGCAGTGTCGGGAAGAGACGTGGGCGTACACGGCTCTTGCTGGCATCGTCAGCTTCCACATGGGGATCGTCGTCGGCGTCTTCGCCTTCAAAGGCCTTGTGGGCGACGACAGTTTCTCCGATGCTGTCCAAGTCATTGGGACCATCATCTCCGTCGCTGGCGTGGCTCTGGTGATAGCCTCCGGGGTGCTGTACAGACGACAACGACGCCATCTGCGGCCGTGTATTTGTTGCGGCGAGGACATTGAGGCCGCAGTCGTTCCGTTTCCGCCTAGTAGGCGGCTGCGCTTTGCTCCGAATTTAGTCTCTCCGTACTACCTCGAAGCCGTGAAGGCGGACCTTGGAAGCAAAAATATCACGGGGAACAGTGACCACATTCACCTGTTCGAGACATGCAGTAATGATTCTCGGAGAACCGCGGACAGTAAAGATTCTTCGAAACCCGCGTCTGAAAGAGATGATCGGAGTCCATCTTACAAGAAAGAGCACCGAAAAACACCATGTTAA